The DNA sequence TCGGTGTCTTGCCCGATGAAAGGCCTATACGCGGGGCTGTGCGCAGGATATGGGTATCCACTGCGATTGCAGGTTTTCCGAAGCCCATATTTAAAACCACGTTTGCGGTTTTGCGGCCGACTCCGGGAAGTTTTATAAGTTCTTCCATTGTGTCGGGAACCCTTCCTGCATACTCGTTTTGAATTATGCGGCTTAATTCAAAAATACGCTTAGCCTTTGTCGGATATAAATTTATTGTTTTGATGAATTCGCGGATTCCTTCTTCGCCCAGCTCTATCATTTTTTGAGGTGTATCGGCTGCCTTAAAAAAAGGTCCCGTTGCTTTATTTACGCCGACATCAGTTGCTTGTGCAGATAATACCACTGCTACCAAAAGGGTGAAAATATTTGCAGAATGTAATTCTCCTTTTGGGTTAGGATTATTTTTTTTTAAGCGGCGGTATACTTCTTCGATTTTATCTTTATCCAATAAATTCATTTTTTCCTCTTATCTTTCTTAGTTTAGGTGAGCCCGATAGCTTGCATCCTATAATAAAAAGAATCGGAACTAAAATTAAAAATATCGGTATTACCGTAATAAAGGCAATGAATAAATCGTATTTATCGCCGACTATGCCCATGATAAAACTTGCAGTGCTGTAACCGGGAACGCCGAAGCAGGATAAAAAAATCATAAGAGCTGTTGCATCTACCGGAAGGATGGCTGCGGCAAAGGACTGGATTGTCGGCCAAAGGCAGGCAAGGCAAAGTCCCATACAAAATAAAAAGACTGCCAAACCGAAAAGCGAGTTTACAAAAATAAATAAGAGGCTGACTATAAATGAAGCAATCGAAGAAACTATTATAGCTTTTTGAATAGAAACTTTTTTTAAGACCTTGCTGTTTAAGGATCTTCCGATAAACATTCCGAGGGCAAAGCTAGCTGTTACAATTCCTGCATAAAAGGCAGAGGCTTTTAAATAAAGCTGAATTAAGGTAGCCGACCAAAAGGCAAAAGCTCCTTCGGCTCCTCCTGCAAAGAAAAGGGATAGGCCGAAAAGCCAAAAAGAGGGCATAGAAAATATTTCTTTAAAGGCAGCCTTGCTTCCGTCCGAGGGAGGAAGTTTTATTTTTTTTGATGAAGGATAGGAAAAACAAATCAATAGAGCAAAAATCGATAAGCCTATGTAAATGTATCTCCAGTTTATTCCTATCGAAAGAAGATAGCCGAAGCCTATCAGACCGGAACAAGTTCCCAAGGGCCAAAATGCATGCATCATATTCATCTTTGCTCCGGTATCGTTCGGATATAAATCGTTTACTATGGGAGTCAGCAGGGCTTCCATATTTGCAACGCCCAAGCCCATACAAAGAGCGCTTAAAAGAGCCGTAAAAAAATTGATGCTTTTTGAAAAGAAAAAAAGCCCTGCGGTTAATATCAAAAGAGCTGTGCGCAAAACTTTTATCTTACCGAATTTGGCGGCAAAGATGGGGCTTATAAAAAGAATTATCATCTGCTCGATAGCACAAAGCATTCCGAATAATCCCGCTTCCGTAAGCGAAAAATTTAAGTCTCTTTTAATATTTACGAGGCATATTGAGATTGCAATAGAAGAAAGAGAATAAACTAAAAAACTAAGGCCTGAAACATTAAAGGTTCTTTTTCGTAAATCTTTCATAAGGAATTATCGATATGATATTGTTTTTTATAAGAATAGTCAAGGCGGGCAGCAGTAGACTTAAAAATAAAAAATATTTATAATCTATCGAAAGAATTTCTGTTCTTCTTTTAAGAACGGAATTTTATTAGGAAGTGATTATGAACTCTAAATTTTTTACGATTTTAGGATGGGTTGCAACCGCAACCGCTATGGCAATGTATGTCTCGTATATTCCGCAAATAAGTAATAATTTAAACGGAATGAAAGGAAATTGGCTTCAGCCCTTGGTTGCTGCAATAAACTGTACTCTTTGGGTAACATACGGGCTTATGAAAAAACCTAAACGGGACTGGCCGATTGCCTTTGCAAATTCACCCGGCATAATTTTCGGTTTGGTTGCCTTTATTACTGCACTTTGAGACTGATTATCCGCATTGCTGCAATGTCTACAATCGCGGATCTACAGCTTCGCTTTCGAGGGCAAGAACTGCAAAGGCACTTTCATGAACTCGCCTTAAAGGTTCTTTTTTTACAAAGCGTTCAAGAGCCTCTACGCCTAAGGCAAATTCCTGCAAGGCTAGGGCTCTTTTTTTTGCTAAGCCCCTTTTCTTTAAACGGTCTAAATTTTCTTTTTCGCAATATTCGGGGCCGTAAATAATACGCAAGTATTCTTTACCACGGCACTTGACTGCCGGCTGAACGAGGCCGTACTTTTCTGCATGGAAAACAAAATCGAAGGGCTTTATTACCATGCCTTCTCCTCCTTTTTGTGTAAGAGATAACCACCAATCTACTGCATCTTTTATTTCATTTTCGTTTTCTACATCAACTATTTTATAGGGTGTAATTTTAAAAAGAGTTTTATCGGCAAGACATATTTCTTTTATGTTTTCCATATGCCATTCGTGATTTTTATCGGTATGCACAGCACCTTCCGTTGCCAAAATATGGAAGGGAGCGAGTTTATAATCATCTATGCTTTTTACTTCCCAACAATAATTACGGTAAGATTCAATAAATTTTTCAACCGAAACTTTTTTTTGAGTAAAAATATTTGATAAGTTTTCTGCTCCTTCAATTCCTCTCAATTTTGTGAGGTTTAAAATTTTTTCCGCTCCCGAAAGAGCGTTTATTGCAGATGAGCCTGTCGCCGCATATTGGTCATGTATAAGACTTTGAGCCTTTACAGACCAAGGCATAAGTTCCGCATCAAGACAAACCCAATCGGTGTTCTGTTTTTCCCAAAAGTTTGAAAGTGTTAAGGCCTTTTGAACCTTTGTTAAAAATTCTTTTTCGATTATTGAATCATTAAAAAAATTTCTTCCCGTGCGTGTATAACAAATACCGAAACCTTCATCTTCAATGCCGAATCTTTTTTCCGCAGTCTGCGTATCTTTGCAAACAACAAGCACAGCTCTGGAGCCCATGTGCTTTTCTTCCAAAATAATTTTTTTAACTCCGCGGCTTTTGTAATAATCGATAGCTTCAATTGGATGCTCTAAAAAATTTTCAAGGCTGCTTGTTTCCGAAGGAGACATGGTGGGCGGAAGATATATAAGCCATTTAGGGTTTACTGCAAAACGGCTGACCGCTTCAAGTGCTGCAATGGACTGTTCTTCTCGGATTAGGATATTGTTTTTTAATCGAGTTTGAATAATTCTTCTGCCTGTTACATCTTCAATATCGAGGAGGTCATCGTTTTCATGCTGCAATGAAAATGAAACTTGGGGTTCGATAGGCCGCACAGGTTCCGAATAAACTTTTTTTGCCTTAACCGATACAAACTCCTCTTCGGGATAACGGAGGGCTGTCAGAGCTCCGCCGAAAACGCAGCCTGTGTCTATGTCAATCGTATTATTCAACCATTGCGGATTCGGAACGGGAGTATGGCCGTAAACAACCTTTGCCCTGCCGCGGTATTCGGATGCCCAATTATATCTTACCGGTAACCCGAACTCATCCGTTTCGCCGGTAGTTTCTCCGTATAAACAAAAAGAGCGTACAGCTCCTGAACCGCGTCCCTGCATTTCTTCTTTTAAACCTGCATGGGCTACAACCAGTTTTCCCGAATCCAAAACATAGTGACTGATTAGGCCGTATAAAAATTCTTTTACATCGTTTTTAAATTCTTCAGATTCGTTTTCGAGCTGCTGAAGGGTTTCTGCAAGTCCGTGTTTTTCCTGTACTGCCTTTCCGTTAAGTTTTTTATGAAGCTTCATATCGTGATTGCCGGGAACACAGAGTGCCGAACCGTTCTGCACCATGCTCATAACAAGTTTTAAAACTTGAGGAGAAGCCGGCCCCCTGTCTACCAAATCGCCTAAAAAAACGGCTGTACGGTTTTCGGGATGGCTTACATTGAAGCCGTAATTTTTTCCGTCATCGTTTACCGAATCTATTTTGTAATTTAGTTTTTGCAAAAGTTCTACAAGCTCATCATAGCAGCCGTGCACATCACCGATAATATCGAATGGGCCGTGCATATCGGTTTTATCGTTATAAAGTTTTTCACGGATAATTTCCGTAACGGAATTTACTTCTTCTTCCGATCTTAGAATATAAAGTTTTTTAAAGCCTTCTTTTTTTAAATTCTTTAACGAATGTTTTAAGTCCTGCATCTGATGTCTTAAAACTCCGGAAGAAATTTTTCTGTCTGTCCTCTCTTCATTTCGTTTTTCACAAAGCTCTTGAGGTAAATCAAAAACAATTGCAACAGGAAGAACATGAAAGGAACGGGCTATGTTGAGAAGTTTTTTTCTTGCTTCCTGCTGAATATTTGTCGCATCTGCAACCGTGAGTAAGCTGTTTTGAAGCCGTTTTGAAAGAATAAAATTAAAAACTTCAAAAGCATCGTTTGTAGCTGATTGATTATTTTCATCATTTGAAACTATACCTCGGCAAATATCGGAAGAAACAATTTCATATTTTTCAAAATGTTTTTGTGCAAAGCTGCTTTTACCGGAGCCTGAAACTCCGACAAGTAAAACCAGTGAAGTCTTGGGTATATTAATCTGCATATTTAAATACCGCCATCTGTGACGGAGCTCCTATATTTTTTTCTTCTTCGCCTACCGGAAAAAATTCTACGGAATAATTATTTTCATCGGCAACTCTTTTTGCCCATGTTTCAAATTCCTTGCGTGTCCATTCAAAACGGTGATCGGTATGCCGCATTTTTCCGCTTGCTAAATTTTCATATTGCACATTGTACTCGCTGTTTGGCGTGGTAAGAACTACGGTACTTGGTCTTGCAAATTTAAAAACGGATTTTTCAAAGGCGGGTAATCTGTTTTCATCCATGTGTTCTATTACTTCAACAACGGCGGCAGCTTCAAAGCCTGAAAATCTTTTATCCCTGTACATAAGTGAACTTTGAAATAAACTAAGCTTTTCTTTTTGTTTGGGCGGCATATCCTCCCAATGCAGTCTTTCCTTGCATTTTGTTAATTCGGAATATGAAACATCCATGCCTGCAATTTTTTCAAATTGTTTTTCTTTTAAAAGAAGCCGTATCAGTTTGCCGTCTCCGCAGCCCAAGTCGATAACGCTTTTTGCTCCGCTCATTTTTAGTTTTTCGGTAACGGCATTTAGTCTTTGGTCATGCAGCCTTTCCTTTTTTTCTTTTTGAAGAGGTGAATCCGATTCTTCTTCAGTTTCGGATTGAGCCGTATTTTCTTCTTCAGCCAGAATATTAAAAGCAGAACGGACAAGCGATTTTATGTTTATCAAATAGCGCGAAACTATTAAATCTTTTGAAGGATGATTTTCAAGCCAGCCTTTTCCTTTTTGCAATAATTTATCGACCTCATCCTGAGTAATAAAATAATGCTTTTCGTTATCTAATACGGGAATTAAAACATAAAGATGAGAAAGTAAATCTTTAATAGGTAATTTATTTTTTAATATGAGAGTAAAATATTTTCCGTAACCCCAGTCGGTAAATTTTGTATCGAGAATATGACGCTCGGCTTCGATACTGTAGCCTAAAGGTTCAAAGAGATTTTTAATTAAAAGCTCGCCGCCGCGGGGAGCGGGAATAACTGAAATCTTTACAGTTAAGGAAAGAGCTTCTTCAACATATTCCGGATGCTCTTTGCAGTTTCCGTTTAAGGCACTTGAAAAGACCTTTGAAATTGCAGAACTCATAAATGAGGAAGCAACATAGGGGCGGTCGTTTACATATTGACCCAGTAAAAATTCCTTTCCCGTAAAATTTTTTGCATTGCGCACCATTCCGACAGGATCGATTTCTAAAAGCAGAGCAGCCGTTGTTTTTTCTTGGGAGTATTCGGGATAAAAAACATGAGCCTTTCCTACCGATAATTCTGCTGTCTGTAATTTATCGGGATGTTTATGCAGCAAAAAACTTAAAATATTCGAGTTATTTCCTTCAGCACTTATTGTTAAAAGCATTTATTCTTCCTTTAAATTTATCATAAACAGTCGGTATTTTAACATATCGCCGATAATTTCACAAGTAAGCGATAAAGGTTCTTTAATTCAATAATTACAGCAAGAAGAATTACAAGGCTTGTGATTTTTATTAAAAAATGATAGAATAAGCCTTAGAGGTAACCTATGGAAAATAAACGGATATTAAATAAAATACATATTACGAATAAAGATTTGAATTTGATTAAAAATGCTGTTGCAGAGGCGGAAAAAACTACAAATGGTGAAATTGCTTTGGCGGTTATTCCTCAAAGTGATTCTTATTCGTTTGTAGAATTGTTTGCTGCCGTCTGCCTAGCCTTTATTTCTTTTTTTGTTATGCTTTATTTCGGAAACGGTATTTGGCAATTACTCGAAACAAAACTTTGGTATCCTTCACCTAAGACTCTTACGACCGTAATCGGGGCAGGTGTTTTCGTTGTAATGCTACTTTTCTTTTTGCTGATAAATATTCCTGCTCTCGATAGATTAATAATTCCAAAAAAAATAAAGGAAGCAAGGGTATATGCAAGAGCTTTAAAACATTTTGTAGAATGCGGAATTTATAAGACTGCCGAAAGAACCGGTATTTTGATCTTTGTTTCTATCCTTGAAAGAAAAGTTTTTATTATCGCAGATTCCGGTATTGCTGAAAAAGTTGAGCAAAACACATGGAACGGTATTTGCGACGTAATAACTGACGGCTTAAAGTCAAAGAATACAACACAGAGTTTTTGCAAGGCTATAGAAGAATGCGGAAAAATCCTTGCGGAACATTTTCCTAAAACGGCAGGAAACCCGAATGAATATCCCGACGGGCTTGTTATTTTGGATAGGTAAATGAAAAAAAATATTAAAAAATTGCTTATTTTTTCTATCTTCCTTTTTACTGCGGCTGTTGATATTTTTTCGCTTAATGTGCCTAAGCTTACAGGGCCTGTAAACGACTTAGCCGGTATTCTATCGGATGATCAAAAGACTGAAATAGAGAATTTTCTTTTTGAAATTGAAAAAAAATCGGATGTGCAAATAGCCGTATTAACTATACCTTCTCTCGAAGGAGAAAATTGTGAAGAATATTCATTGCGTGTTGCAGAAACATGGCAGCTTGGCTCCAAAGAAAAAGATTCGGGTGTGTTGCTCCTTGTTGCCGTAAACGATAAAAAAATGCGTATTGAAGTAGGGTACGGCCTTGAGGCAAGTATTACCGATGCCGCTGCAGGCCGTATTATACGGAATGTAATAGCTCCCGAATTTAAAACAGGGAATTTCGGTAACGGGATATTCCTAGGGGTAAAAGCTATTGCAGGATGTGCCTTACAGGATGAAAGTATGCTGTCCGAAATCAATTCCTCTGATGATGATTCTGACGGCTTTGCTATCATCATCGGACTTACGGCTTTACTTATAATATGGTTTATTTTTTGCAGACTTATTCCGTGCTTTTTCTGGATTTTGTACCGCCTGATAACTTTGAAGGGATTTACCGGTGAGGAATTGGTAACGAATTTATTTACTTCAAGAAGCGTGTTTAAATTTTCAGGTTCTTCGGGAGGCGGAGGCGGTTATTCCGGAGGAGGGGGCAGCTTTGGAGGCGGCGGAGCTTCGGGAAGCTGGTAACGTCATCTGAAGGGGAAATCCGCTTTAGCTTGCTTTTTAGGCTAAAAATTCCTAAAAAATATGTTTTTTTGACTATTTGGTATTGACATTTATTTATACCTATGATATTATAACTCCCGTTGCAAATGCAAAATGGGCTATTAGCTCAGTAGGTAGAGCAACGCCCTTTTAAGGCGTGGGTCTCAGGTTCGAATCCTGAATAGCTCAAAACGGAATCGGTTTATATCGGTTCCGTTTTTTTTTGCCCGATGCCGATGTATTGACAAAGAGGCTGTATAAGTGGTACTATTCTGCTTTAAGTCTAAATTTACATTTTTAGAGGTTTATATGGCTAGTTCAAAAAAGATTGCTGCTTCCATCGGGGGCATTATAGTTTTTGTTTTGGGAGTAATTGCCTTCGTTGCGGCTCCTATGATTACTGATCGGGCTTCTCAAGGTTTTAAAGTCGTCGGTAAATGGGGAAATGTAAGAATTGATAATGGGCCTTCATCTCCTTTTATTGACCAATATCAATTTTTGGCTAATTATGTCGATCGCCAAAAAATGGAGCCGGAAGATGCCCAAATGAAAGAATATTTTTGGAACCAGATTTCATACTTAGCTTTTAGAGCTGCTGTTGTGCAGGTAGCTATGGAGGATGAGGTTATAAATGCAGGATATAGAGTTCCGCAATTCCGTATAAATAAGGATTTAATAAACTATTATTTGGATGAAAACGGCGTTTATTCCGAAAGCAAATATCAGAACACTCCCGAAACTACGCGTGTTACATATCGAAAAGAAATCGAAAAATACATTAAGGACAACCGATATATAGAAGACTTGTTCGGAAACGGAAGCGGGTATGGGCTTAAAACCTCTTCCAAGGAAACAGACTTTATTGTCGATATGGCAAAAAAAGAAAGAAGTTTTAAATATGTTGTTTTTAATTTGAGCCTTTATCCTTCTTCCGAAATCGTAAAATACGGAAAAGAGCACAGCGATCTTTTTACAAGTTATGATTTATCCTTATTAAGTTATCCTACCGAAGAAGAAGCAAAAAAGATGCTGGCATCGATTAAAAGCGGAGAGGTGAGTTTTGAGGATGCGGTTATTTTAAATGCGACAAAGACCTTAACGGATGATAACGGGAAAATTACTTCAAATTATCGAACGGATATAAATAGATATTTTCCCGATAACGAACACCTTAAAGCTGTTTTGACTTTAAAGCCTTCCGATTTGAGTCCGGTCGTTTCAATGCAAAACGGAATGTTCGGAATTGTAAGATGTAATGCAGAACCTTCTCTTCCCGATTTTGAAAGTGAAGCTCTTATTTCAAATATTAGAAATTACATGAACCGAAATGAAAAGGGTATGCTTGAAGATTATGTTCTTCAGACTGCAAATAGATTTGCAGAAGCTGCAAGAACCGCAGGTTTTGAAACGGCTGCTGAAGATTTTGAAGAAACAACTCTAACCGTTGAAACCTCAAACTTGTTCGGTATAAACTATGGGAATGCAAGTTCTCTTCCGTCTCTTCCGTCTCAAGGTATTTTTACCTCGCTTGAAAAAAATGAATCTTTTTTTAAAAAAGCCTTTGCATTAAAGAGCGGAGAAATTTCAGAGCCCATCCTTGCAGGTTCCCAAGTTGCGGTGCTGACTCTTGAAGAAGAAAAAGAAGTTGATGAGTACACTCTTGACCGCACTAAAAAGGATTATCAAAATCAAGCAGGTGCTTGGTTTCCCTAT is a window from the Treponema denticola genome containing:
- the nth gene encoding endonuclease III — protein: MNLLDKDKIEEVYRRLKKNNPNPKGELHSANIFTLLVAVVLSAQATDVGVNKATGPFFKAADTPQKMIELGEEGIREFIKTINLYPTKAKRIFELSRIIQNEYAGRVPDTMEELIKLPGVGRKTANVVLNMGFGKPAIAVDTHILRTAPRIGLSSGKTPIQVEEDLLKVTPKKYLLNAHHWILLHGRYICKARKPECETCFLSDICMKNL
- a CDS encoding MFS transporter — encoded protein: MKDLRKRTFNVSGLSFLVYSLSSIAISICLVNIKRDLNFSLTEAGLFGMLCAIEQMIILFISPIFAAKFGKIKVLRTALLILTAGLFFFSKSINFFTALLSALCMGLGVANMEALLTPIVNDLYPNDTGAKMNMMHAFWPLGTCSGLIGFGYLLSIGINWRYIYIGLSIFALLICFSYPSSKKIKLPPSDGSKAAFKEIFSMPSFWLFGLSLFFAGGAEGAFAFWSATLIQLYLKASAFYAGIVTASFALGMFIGRSLNSKVLKKVSIQKAIIVSSIASFIVSLLFIFVNSLFGLAVFLFCMGLCLACLWPTIQSFAAAILPVDATALMIFLSCFGVPGYSTASFIMGIVGDKYDLFIAFITVIPIFLILVPILFIIGCKLSGSPKLRKIRGKNEFIG
- a CDS encoding SemiSWEET family transporter, encoding MNSKFFTILGWVATATAMAMYVSYIPQISNNLNGMKGNWLQPLVAAINCTLWVTYGLMKKPKRDWPIAFANSPGIIFGLVAFITAL
- a CDS encoding polynucleotide kinase-phosphatase — translated: MQINIPKTSLVLLVGVSGSGKSSFAQKHFEKYEIVSSDICRGIVSNDENNQSATNDAFEVFNFILSKRLQNSLLTVADATNIQQEARKKLLNIARSFHVLPVAIVFDLPQELCEKRNEERTDRKISSGVLRHQMQDLKHSLKNLKKEGFKKLYILRSEEEVNSVTEIIREKLYNDKTDMHGPFDIIGDVHGCYDELVELLQKLNYKIDSVNDDGKNYGFNVSHPENRTAVFLGDLVDRGPASPQVLKLVMSMVQNGSALCVPGNHDMKLHKKLNGKAVQEKHGLAETLQQLENESEEFKNDVKEFLYGLISHYVLDSGKLVVAHAGLKEEMQGRGSGAVRSFCLYGETTGETDEFGLPVRYNWASEYRGRAKVVYGHTPVPNPQWLNNTIDIDTGCVFGGALTALRYPEEEFVSVKAKKVYSEPVRPIEPQVSFSLQHENDDLLDIEDVTGRRIIQTRLKNNILIREEQSIAALEAVSRFAVNPKWLIYLPPTMSPSETSSLENFLEHPIEAIDYYKSRGVKKIILEEKHMGSRAVLVVCKDTQTAEKRFGIEDEGFGICYTRTGRNFFNDSIIEKEFLTKVQKALTLSNFWEKQNTDWVCLDAELMPWSVKAQSLIHDQYAATGSSAINALSGAEKILNLTKLRGIEGAENLSNIFTQKKVSVEKFIESYRNYCWEVKSIDDYKLAPFHILATEGAVHTDKNHEWHMENIKEICLADKTLFKITPYKIVDVENENEIKDAVDWWLSLTQKGGEGMVIKPFDFVFHAEKYGLVQPAVKCRGKEYLRIIYGPEYCEKENLDRLKKRGLAKKRALALQEFALGVEALERFVKKEPLRRVHESAFAVLALESEAVDPRL
- a CDS encoding 3' terminal RNA ribose 2'-O-methyltransferase Hen1, with translation MLLTISAEGNNSNILSFLLHKHPDKLQTAELSVGKAHVFYPEYSQEKTTAALLLEIDPVGMVRNAKNFTGKEFLLGQYVNDRPYVASSFMSSAISKVFSSALNGNCKEHPEYVEEALSLTVKISVIPAPRGGELLIKNLFEPLGYSIEAERHILDTKFTDWGYGKYFTLILKNKLPIKDLLSHLYVLIPVLDNEKHYFITQDEVDKLLQKGKGWLENHPSKDLIVSRYLINIKSLVRSAFNILAEEENTAQSETEEESDSPLQKEKKERLHDQRLNAVTEKLKMSGAKSVIDLGCGDGKLIRLLLKEKQFEKIAGMDVSYSELTKCKERLHWEDMPPKQKEKLSLFQSSLMYRDKRFSGFEAAAVVEVIEHMDENRLPAFEKSVFKFARPSTVVLTTPNSEYNVQYENLASGKMRHTDHRFEWTRKEFETWAKRVADENNYSVEFFPVGEEEKNIGAPSQMAVFKYAD
- a CDS encoding TPM domain-containing protein, encoding MENKRILNKIHITNKDLNLIKNAVAEAEKTTNGEIALAVIPQSDSYSFVELFAAVCLAFISFFVMLYFGNGIWQLLETKLWYPSPKTLTTVIGAGVFVVMLLFFLLINIPALDRLIIPKKIKEARVYARALKHFVECGIYKTAERTGILIFVSILERKVFIIADSGIAEKVEQNTWNGICDVITDGLKSKNTTQSFCKAIEECGKILAEHFPKTAGNPNEYPDGLVILDR
- a CDS encoding TPM domain-containing protein, translating into MKKNIKKLLIFSIFLFTAAVDIFSLNVPKLTGPVNDLAGILSDDQKTEIENFLFEIEKKSDVQIAVLTIPSLEGENCEEYSLRVAETWQLGSKEKDSGVLLLVAVNDKKMRIEVGYGLEASITDAAAGRIIRNVIAPEFKTGNFGNGIFLGVKAIAGCALQDESMLSEINSSDDDSDGFAIIIGLTALLIIWFIFCRLIPCFFWILYRLITLKGFTGEELVTNLFTSRSVFKFSGSSGGGGGYSGGGGSFGGGGASGSW
- a CDS encoding peptidyl-prolyl cis-trans isomerase, encoding MASSKKIAASIGGIIVFVLGVIAFVAAPMITDRASQGFKVVGKWGNVRIDNGPSSPFIDQYQFLANYVDRQKMEPEDAQMKEYFWNQISYLAFRAAVVQVAMEDEVINAGYRVPQFRINKDLINYYLDENGVYSESKYQNTPETTRVTYRKEIEKYIKDNRYIEDLFGNGSGYGLKTSSKETDFIVDMAKKERSFKYVVFNLSLYPSSEIVKYGKEHSDLFTSYDLSLLSYPTEEEAKKMLASIKSGEVSFEDAVILNATKTLTDDNGKITSNYRTDINRYFPDNEHLKAVLTLKPSDLSPVVSMQNGMFGIVRCNAEPSLPDFESEALISNIRNYMNRNEKGMLEDYVLQTANRFAEAARTAGFETAAEDFEETTLTVETSNLFGINYGNASSLPSLPSQGIFTSLEKNESFFKKAFALKSGEISEPILAGSQVAVLTLEEEKEVDEYTLDRTKKDYQNQAGAWFPYYHIAAIMSMQGMNYPLPIAHKTFMDYIFTNSKFQDNFGNLFK